The following is a genomic window from Calliphora vicina chromosome 5, idCalVici1.1, whole genome shotgun sequence.
TGCATTTTTTCCAATGGCATAGCTTGGACATAGTATTCACGATTCTCAACGGGCATGTGACACATGGGTTTCTTTTTCTGTGCCATTTCGTCATCTTTGTTCTTCAGATCTTGCAAGAGTTTCGGGAACCAGGTCAATTCACAAGAGCATTGCAATGGATTGtctgtaattttaattattattgttaatatgttgttaaatattaaattaattatcatTAGTCTTGCCTGTTATATCAATTATTCTTAGGGTATCGATGATGTGCTCCATAATGTCTTGCGGCAGGCgggttaatttattattttgtatatttaaagtttccagggaatttaaattttcaaatatcataCTAGGTAATACCTTGAtactaaaagaaaatttcaatatttttttgtttttgtgttttttttttattgattacaGATAAATTATTGGCGGTTTTACTAACAATAccacaaatatattaaatattacttaaaaaaattcaacaatccaaacaaaataatttgcaaCTGAAGATAAATGTCAGCAAATAATTCAagaaatagataaaaaaaaaaattcaagactTAGCAgcaaaaaattcaagaaaaatatagaaaGCAATTGGTAAGtcaatagaaattttatttttattgtaaatatgtattctTTAAGTACTATTGCAAATATTCACTATATGTATGTCAAAATTAAATGAACTTTGATGAGTTTGATCGaagaataaatgaaaattatagagtacaacttaaattttcagtaagatgtttatatattgttttaaaattgcatGATAAACTTAAAGCTATGATTACTAACTCCTTGAGATATGTTTCTTTTAAAGCAAAACACGTTTTACAAATTTAGCAATgtcaattgtttgaaaattagttttttttagttaaaaatttgttactgAATTCTTAACCAGTCCGAATAAGATCgaatattcgaaaattcgatcttatttttgaaaaatttttaattaatctcTAGATTATTgcaatattatgttcgaaaattttttaaaacctggAAAAAATCTCTAAATCATGAGggttcttaaaaatattatttcagttttactTGAGGccaatttcttacattttccaatttcgaacttacaaattttgaaaaaaattccaagacttttaaagtattttgaatgtagtttctttttaaaatatgttctcAATTCGAAAAGCGCTAAGCTATCGTTACTGGAATAATTCAAATTAGCGTTACCGTTATCTTTATCTTTAAACCATTTCTAAACGTTAGCCAATCTTGATATTTTAGATACAACTTTATGAAATTTGAGATATatcccagtaagcaccaaacacccaaaaattcaagcacttgaacattttgttggaatttgacttgaatgcacatgtaaatttgttttaaacttgaaaaatatttgaaaaattacatattattcaaacaaaacacatatggcttgaatttatgtatatttcctttttactggagaattctattgatataaagtgtaatGCAACTGTGATTCAATTGtttgactataactcaaggcttgatttacacttgctttcaatttgaattccagtaaaaatgcttattgggatattttccgaataatttaaataaaaattaaccttAAAAGACctatttttaaaaccaattgACTCAATTCGCGAATTgactttacaatttttttaccttCCCATAATGAGAAAGGTATTAcacgtttgtgctgatgtttgtaacgcctaaaAATATAAACCCACTTTCACAAAACTCTGTAAAGCGAATAAATCTCCTAAATTACACatccaaattttaaaagaattggtTCATAATTGGCCGATGCTCAAATGTaagccccacttccgaaaataaattgACCTGTCATTATTAATATTGGTACCGAGATTAATTTTGCttgccttcctatcggaaaaatggtgtcgttacgttttggcgaaagtaaagtggtggctctagatatttatAAGGCGTTCGATAGGGTGTGGCATGGTGTGCTCTTAtcgaaacttattgcttttggtgtcggtaacgACTTCTCTCGATTTTTATCGAgatttctcagagatcgcactgtacgagttgttgtagatgagttcaagattaattcaggggtaccgcaaggatCCGTTCTTTCGCCTtctctattccttatttttctaaatgaccttctAAGTCAAACTTTCAACCctatctattattttgcagatgacagcaacatttgccattcatattcattcaactATAGGCAAGCATTTCGGAGATTGAGGCAATGAggaaaaacatgaatgatacacTTAACCAAGATCTTGAGACAATCTCTAAATGGGGTTATGCAAAcagagtcgattttaatgcacATAAGACtccccagcgggaaaaagatgcagtaaagaggccttcttTTGGAGATACAAGAACTTCTAGCCGCaatgcaaaatcatttcaattgtacacggcgtgtcattgcgagccaaggccttgcatactcgttgctgttagagggctgagagaaggcctacttaggaAGTGCTACTAGAAGGCCTACTTTGCAAGGGCTTCTTATGGTCTTATACCTGTACAAAAACCTGTTATTACTGATCTAATGAAAGGCCTGTAGAGGAATGTCATATTGAATGCCTGTTATTAGATGTGGATTCATAggccttcttgaacaccttctaagagcaggcagagtggaatgagtatcggatcttttagaatgtgtaagtatgccttttataaggcctacaaactgaagtcctatcattttttcccgctgggtcaagttgtatgttaacacacaaacgcaTGACAGATTATGTTGCttcatctgtttttatgggtggtgaaaatattaaggaatcggAAGCTctcgatgttctaggcatgataATTTAATGTGATGTTCGCtggacaaaacatatttttaaagtgtcgaaagaagcattcaagtgccttggttttctaagaCGGTGTTCActtcatctgatctccttactatttacaccacttatatccgacccaaaatggaatacaactctcatgtatgggccggtgcttcgaagtctattttggagttactcgaagCGTaaaggagagggcgaaggtgcaTATCGGTGATATTGATTCTCTGgagcatcgtcgcaatgtgggttgtgttacactgttctatcgatactacaatggaatgtgttctgttGAAATGAGGGACTTTGTTCCCTATACCCGTAGTTTCTTACGAAATATGCGTTCATCTGCGAGGGCTTATCCATTCGTGATCGATTGgtcagtggatcgcacaacacactacagaaaaaattcgttctttagccgtaccgtccgtatgtggaataagcttcctgtcGAAGTATTTCCTGTTCCTTTCAATgtaagaaaattcaaatcaaatatcCACAAAcgctactccctctatcctccttcccataatctattttcctagttccaacacaatgcattgcatgagtagggATCATCTCCTAAGTGCTGGtccaaaataaatgttgaattaaaatttctaaGCTTCAGTTTCCTATACTTTTCTCAAGTTTCGTAAAAGTTtggcaaattttaattaaaaactaaaccGTGGTAAAGCAAACTGCCGAAATATGCAGTATTCAAATCGGAGCCACCACTAAACTAGGAAAGATCtaattatattttgattttgtctTTCAGATAGAATATACCAAATGATGTTCTTGCTTAGaaatttgcaaacatttttcaagttaaataaaaatatatatttaaatggttttatattAGTAAATTTCCCAATCTATGTGGGGGAAATGTGTATGAACTCGAATACTTTTCTACCGATGTTTGAGTTTTGTATCTATTAAAACTCAGTATAGAGAACGATTagttataataaaattgaatgaaaagaaaataattattagCAAAATATGTATCGCTTGTAAACGAGTTTTAAAAATTCAGGCAGCGGCGGATGGGGTTCTCAATATGCCATAAgcctaattttatttaaagaaatgtttttgcAATATAAGAAACACTTCTAGAATGAGTTATGTACactagctaaattttttatacaatcttgAAACATTCAAATGTGTTTGAAAATTTATGCTGCCATGATTAACAATTTCAAACCCAATTATCCAAATGCTTACCAACAAATTACTCAAGAGAAGCTTTaaaattatagacaaaaaaaaacaaacttaaacgAAATAATACCATGTTCATTCTGATACCTTCCTCTCAGTTAGATCCTTAAATcatatcaatttaaaaaaatattccattaaaACTTACTCATTCTTCTGGAGATTAAGGAAGGTCAAAGAATCACCGTAACCGGTAAAGGCGTCATCACTGATGACACTGATATTATTATTTCTCAAATCCAAGTGTCTTAGACGATGTAAAGGCCTTAGGGCTTCGCTGGGTATGGCCTGTATATTATTATCGCCCAAGCGTAAATATTGAAGATTTTCTGCAAAATAAAAAGTGagagaaattttttaaacgatttgttTCCGATATTTTTGTGTTAGATTTTCACGATAGACACCTTCTAAGCCTTTAAAGGCATCTTTGtcaatattgatgattttattgCCCTCCAATTCCAAAGAGTTTAAAAGTGTTAGATGAGAAAATACATTTGCCGGCACAGTATTGATCATGTTATGGGCCAATATAAGTGAATCTAAGTTTTCAAGtcctataaaataaaaaagtagaaaaacaaTGAGAtcaaaattaagaatttaactAAGAACTATGATCATGGTAAATACCCTCAAAATCTCCTTCACGtatggttttaattttattctcttgaatttccaattttttcaaGTTATCCAAAATTGATAGGGATTTTTGAGGGACTGCAGTCAATTCATTGCCACCCAAATTTAAACGTTTCAAGCGTCTGgaaaaatttaggtttttaaCTAAGCATTCAgcattttgaataaatacttatttacatGGTAAGATTTTATAAAACACACTTTATGGTTAGTAGGTACTTAAATCTTACCTtaataatgttgtttttatCTGATACGTTACTTACTTTTCTAAACCTCTAAATGCTTCCGGCTCAAtaagatttattttgttttcatagaGTGTAAGAATCTCCAGTGTATCCAATCCCTCAAAAGCATTATTGTGAATAACAGTGATCTTATTgtgattcaaatttaaaattaacaaatgatAAAGATGCTTTAATGCCAGCGAAGGCACCGTTTTCATTTGATTCAACGAGACATCCAGTTGTGTGAGACCCTTACCTatggaaatgaaaataaaagagaaaCACGTCAAATAAATGCTAACTATTACTTTCATTGTATTTACTCACCCAAAGAGCTGAGAGCATTTTCTTCAATGGCCGCTAAACTACTGTTGTGTATTGTTAAATGACGTATATCCAAGGCCAGGAATACGAAACCTTGTAGTTTGGGTAAATTGTTATGACGTAATTTCAAATAGAATATTATGGGACTCTTGCCCTTTAGTGTACCCATGGATTTCGTAATGTGAGCCAAGTCGGTGGTCTCACATAAAATATCCAGGCCATTCTTTTTCACCGTACAAACACAGGGAGCAATATCGTTTTGCTCGGGACAGACTTGTTGTTGAGCCTGATTGCTTTGCGCAGCCACCAGATCCCAACAATAGGATGATGTCAACAGTAGAACAGCGGCCGCTGCCAACAATGTAGAATCTCTACTACGTGCTAAGCTAACTGATGGCATTTTTGAaactaatttcatgatgattaCGATCTCAATGTATTTGCGGCAAAACAATTCCAAATGCCAAACAGCACTTGTACGATGATTATTGCTGTTCGTATGCTCTCCACCGCTCTCTGGATCTCTACTTAGAATCCACCACTAGCTACACTGCACAGTTCAAGTGGGCCTCTCCTGTTTACTTTTCGATTCAATATGGTCAGTTATATTTGTGGGATTATatctgtttgtttttgttgttgttattgttatggtTGTGATATTTGGTGCAGGGgagaacataaaataaaaatgagataaatatgaaaattaattcaTTCTTTTCTATTTATTGAATTATTGTATTGTATACAATTTCAACACATGTCGATTCAACCCAGCAAAATGTCTATATCTAAGAGATTTTGTAATCAACATTAAATCAATCCGCATAGACCTTACCTAGTCCATATTCCTAGTAACaaatgcttttttttaatacaaaatattattacgGTTCTTCGATTACATtcctgcacagagaaaacagattcgtgatagcaaccgaatttgttgccaatcgaatgattctgcattagtgaccgaattttacagttgtggctacaaaattttagaaggggtaataAAAGATTGGTttcttcaactgaaattcttctttatcaactgactttctgttgatagaaccgaaaaattctatgtgtacaaccgaatcattcgattggcaacaaattcggttgctatcacgaatctgttttctgtgtgtggagataaaaatataaatataatttatcttATCCAACAATAACATAAGTGCTACAAAATCTTTGAGACAACTATTTTTATACCGACCATTGTGTTTGTAacatattcaaatatttgtcgcagtccCACATTagtgtatacatatattctgggtcctcataatattctaagacgatctagctacaTCCGACCGTCAGTTGAAAATCCTTAAATAATCGCTGTTGATAAGGATTGTTCgctattgaaaatgggcaatatctgTACTAATTCCAATACATATGTCCCCCCCagatactgtttgagcagtcataaatatgttgattatgtggcaatccttataaaattttgcccaAATTGTACTCGGACCATAACTGATACAAGTCCCCATAGATGgtcaaaactacatattgatggtgggtatacaagattcggcacagccgaatataacactcttatttattatttataatgtacatcaaattcaaattgtgcactgaaataatttttgaatccAAAAATGTTGCTGGTTTAAAGTCGTAGAAATGTTTTATGTATTCAAAACGATAAATTGTCCACAATTGAGTTCAGCTCATCAGATTTGtatacaaatgtttttatttttataactaagTACTacatatcattattattattcatttgCATAAATATCGTTTATAGTATATGCATCATCTCTATCTCTACTCAACAGTTTGACGTTCATGTGATACGTACGAATCCCCACATTTTATTCATGTTCATTGTGTTTGGCGCTGTTTTCAAtttaatcatataaaaattattcgtttaaGCACGTTAGTGCTCTATTATCTTGGTGAGGGTTAATATTTGTCTTAGTTCTTTCaccttttttatgtttttgaggGGGTGGTTAATATAATATTCTATGACAATAATTTCTTAATGGATTTGTGAAAAACTTAAGCGCAAAATACTATTttgaatatacaaattgtaaaatatatttgtttaatattcatctagtttttgttttaattgtatGTCAATACTAACTGAAACCGGTTTCACCTAGGTACCTAGGTCAGGGTGAAAAAATccatatgaattatatttaagaacaaaatgtacttttctgaaaattgaaaaatgttgggaaattgatttttttagaagatttcaacccaaatattataaaaaataccaaaaaatcaatttgttaaaaaattcgaaaaagtacctttgttctgcggctcctcatactGGGACTCAGAAAACTGGGTTTGTTCTTTGAAGGCAGCTATGCGTTTAGGGAAAATTTAGGCTAACattataatttacataaaaataggtctacttcagAAGCACTAATAAAacagtttaaattatttttctttaataatatttcctaaaatgctacctttcaaaaaaatataaatatgtacattattttttattttccataccactaaaaattaagtactttttcgacaaaaggtaaaaaaaaatacttttctttttctttaaatgCACATTTGTCtcagtaatgatttttaaacaaaaagtgaaccaacttttgaaatcgatgtcttccgatcgggatgaaatttgcaccaagttataaaaaataatactaaattagCTTTACAAAACatgtacataaataattaaaaaattaatgagttattaatttttgtgataatatcgagcccttagcgccaaattatcgtaagcgacattttctaaatttttttttattgcaaaaattaaaattttatggaccgactgatgttttagcgttctcagaatatcaaaattgttaataacttcaaaattatagggggtaagattttatcgtaagtcaatgtttacattttacagtaaacgaattttatcgtaagcgacacatagtggtatagaaaaaaagagggaaataaatctgtaaattctaaatggttagattggtttgaatgaaatttcacatgcgcaaagaagtagtgttctcgagtttaagttatttacgtggacctcatgggcccaccacgGCCGCGACCAATGGTCCTCAAagtttaaaatgatcctatttcttcgtttgtgttccgagatttcaaaaaaattacacacataaaatcttttcatcgagtgctacaaaagacctagtcgtagctatcaattgtctcttatagcttaggagatattcgcatttgaaaattaaattttcaacatttttacccaacctactctagttttttgataacagcgtatccaaatattttccgattttctctagatttccttcattggactaacaacatacgtatgtgtcaaataagaaaagaactgtttaaaaataatgactaagtcaaaagttatatgcatttgaatttaaaaaattttgaaaagctgattttcgctagtttttttggagaaaaaaactttttttcttttcaagttatcgcaaaaaatttctaagaggatgtataatgaaatttatactttctgaaagctaagttttcataaaatattttaaatgaaaaaaaaataaaaatt
Proteins encoded in this region:
- the LOC135960079 gene encoding protein slit — translated: MKLVSKMPSVSLARSRDSTLLAAAAVLLLTSSYCWDLVAAQSNQAQQQVCPEQNDIAPCVCTVKKNGLDILCETTDLAHITKSMGTLKGKSPIIFYLKLRHNNLPKLQGFVFLALDIRHLTIHNSSLAAIEENALSSLGKGLTQLDVSLNQMKTVPSLALKHLYHLLILNLNHNKITVIHNNAFEGLDTLEILTLYENKINLIEPEAFRGLEKRLKRLNLGGNELTAVPQKSLSILDNLKKLEIQENKIKTIREGDFEGLENLDSLILAHNMINTVPANVFSHLTLLNSLELEGNKIINIDKDAFKGLEENLQYLRLGDNNIQAIPSEALRPLHRLRHLDLRNNNISVISDDAFTGYGDSLTFLNLQKNDIKVLPSMIFENLNSLETLNIQNNKLTRLPQDIMEHIIDTLRIIDITDNPLQCSCELTWFPKLLQDLKNKDDEMAQKKKPMCHMPVENREYYVQAMPLEKMHCAGLSPSAASDLLDTNGVLLLWRLLPVNMLVTFLCTF